CTCCCACAACGAAGTTTTTCATTCCCCTGACGCTGAAATCTGCTACTTTCCTGACATTCGCACCGATGGGTCCGATGAACCCGATGGAAACACCGAAATCCTTCAGAACTTCTTCAGGTGTAGCGAGCCTCAGCGACTGGTCTCTCAGATGAGCCTTGAGTTTCGCTTCGTTCAACTCCAGGTCGCCCCTTATAAGAGCCATCACGTATCCGTCTCTTCCCTTGAAAAGAAGGGATTTGACTATCCTGGTGGGGGATATACCGAGAAATTCGGATACTTCTTCTATTCTCTTCACGTCGGGTGTAGAAACTTTTTCGAGTGCCTTTTCCGGTTCGTCATCCTGGGGATACTCGCCTTTGTACTCGGCTTTTTCGTCGCTCACCTGATATCCGCACTTTTCACAATAGAGCACGTTCGTCTCACCTATCTTCGCGGGGACAACGAACTCGTGTGAAGCGTTTCCTCCTATGGTACCTGTTTCCGCCTCTATGACCATGTACCTCACACCAAGTCTCTCCATGATCCTCGAGTAAGCCTCTTTGAAACGCTCATAAGTCTCGTCGAGTGATTCCCAGCTCGAATGAAAACTGTAAGCGTCTTTCATGATGAACTCTCTGGCCCTGAGGAGTCCGAACCTGGGCCTTATCTCGTCTCTGTACTTATTCGCTATCTGGTAGACGACGAGAGGGAGTTGTCTGTAAGAGCGAAGCTCGTTTTTCACAAGGTCTGTCACGATTTCTTCGTGCGTAGGTCCAAGCGTGAAATCCCTGTCGTGTCTGTCCTTGAGCTTCATCATCTCCGGGCCATAATCGTCCCATCTTCCCGATTTCTTCCACAACTCAGCAGGTTGGAGTATGGGCATCAGGATCTCCTGTGCCCCTATCCTGTTCATCTCTTCACG
This region of Thermotoga sp. genomic DNA includes:
- a CDS encoding proline--tRNA ligase, whose protein sequence is MRMKQLYAPTLKETPSDVETVSHEYLLRGGFIRKVAAGIYTYLPLGRRVLLKIENIVREEMNRIGAQEILMPILQPAELWKKSGRWDDYGPEMMKLKDRHDRDFTLGPTHEEIVTDLVKNELRSYRQLPLVVYQIANKYRDEIRPRFGLLRAREFIMKDAYSFHSSWESLDETYERFKEAYSRIMERLGVRYMVIEAETGTIGGNASHEFVVPAKIGETNVLYCEKCGYQVSDEKAEYKGEYPQDDEPEKALEKVSTPDVKRIEEVSEFLGISPTRIVKSLLFKGRDGYVMALIRGDLELNEAKLKAHLRDQSLRLATPEEVLKDFGVSIGFIGPIGANVRKVADFSVRGMKNFVVGGMEEDSHYINANHPRDFKINEWYDLRTVVEGDPCPVCGEPLRGTKGIELGHIFKLGTKYSEVMGAYFMDENGETKPFIMGCYGWGVSRTMAAVVEHFHDENGMIWPLSIAPYTVIVDILNVNDPDQKRVGEEIYRALMEKGEEVVLDDREVSPGFKFKDADLIGFPIRINVGRSLKNGVVELKKRYSSELVRVNVQNGLNLLFETLDRMKAEYDPREVVG